The segment CGGGTGAGATCATAAAAGTTAAAATCATCGAAGCCCATCCCTATGATCTGGTGGGCGTGGTGCAGGAAGAAAACTTTGGAGGGATGGGGTAATGAAAAATCAAAAAATCGCCTTGATTCAGATGGCCATGTCTGCCGATTCCAAGGCTAACCTGATGAAGGCTTTAGATAAAATCCAGGAGTCATCAAGACTCGGTGCCTCGATGGTTTGTCTGCCGGAGCTTTTTCCATGGCGGTATTTTTGCCAAACAGAGGATATAAGCTGTTTTGATCTGGCGGAATCCATACCCGGACCCATTTCATTGGCATTATGCAAGGCAGCGAAAAGGGCGAAGGTATTCGTCCTGGCACCGATTTTTGAGCGTCGCACTTTGGGCCTCTATCATAATTCAACGGTTATTATTGATCCTCGGGGGGAGATTACGGGCCTCTACAGGAAGATGCACATCCCCGATGATCCCGGCTATTATGAAAAATATTACTTTGCGCCGGGAGACCTGGGATTCCCGGTCTTCGATACCGGAACAATACGCATGGCCACATTAACCTGCTGGGATCAATGGTTCCCGGAAGCTGCGCGAATCCTTGCCCTGAAAGGCACGGCTGTTATTTTTTATCCCACGGCGATCGGGTGGCATGCTAACGAAAAAGAGGCGATACGCCTTAAGCAACGGGAGGCCTGGAGGACTATTCAAAAAGCCCACGCCATAGCAAACGGTATTTTTGTCGCTTCGGTTAACCGTACCGGCATAGAAAAGGCGGCGGATGGCGGTTCCGAAATCCAATTCTGGGGGTCTTCTTTTATAGCCGATCCCTTCGGGAATATTATCGCCGAGGGGTCCACCTCGAATGAGGAAATAATTATCGGAGAAATCGATTGGGAGGAAATCGAAAGGGTCCGCAGAAACTGGCCTTTTCTTCGAGATAGACGCGTTGAGGTCTATTCGGAATTAAATCAGCTTTATGCCGGGGATAAATGATGAAAAGGGAAAAGGGAGATACGTTATCCATAACCTCCAAACCGCAGGAATCGGGCTTTCGTTGGCCCGCCGAATGGGAACCGCACGAGGCGACCTGGATCGCCTGGCCCCATAATAAATCCGATTGGCCGGGAAAGTTTGCCCCCATCCCCTGGGTTTATGGGGAGATTATTCGCAAACTCATTCCATTTGAAAAAGTCAGGATCATTGTTGAGTCCGTCGAAGGAGAAAACAAGGTCCGAAAATTGTTGAAAAGAGTCGGCGTTGATTGGTCCTGTGTCGAATTTTTCCACTTTCCTACGGACCGCATCTGGATCAGAGATTACGGCCCGATTTTTTTAAAAACCATTGGGGGCCCTTCTGAAATAGCAATCATGCGATTTCATTTTAATGCCTGGGCAAAATATAAGGATTGGCAAAACGATAATGCCATACCGGTAAGGATTGGTAACACCTTAGGCTATAAAATTTTGCCTGCTTTATTCCATGAGAAGGAAATTGTTTTAGAAGGGGGTGCCATCGATCATAACGGTCGGGGATCTCTGTTGACAACCGAAGAATGTCTGTTGGATTTCGATTGTCAGGCCCGGAATCCTGATCTGGACCGAAAGACCTTAGAAAAAATATTTGAGGCCTATCTTGGTATTTCCAATGTACTCTGGTTAGGTAGAGGCCTATCCGGAGATGATACCCATGGTCACGTGGATGATTTTTGCCGTTTTGTAAACCATTATACCGTTGTCCTGTGCCAGGAAGATAATCCGAAAGACGATAACTACCTCCCATTAAAAGAAAACCGGGAGAGGCTTCAGGGCCTGCGGCTGCAAGACGGAGCCAAAATTGAAATAATTCCTCTGCCGATGCCGGAGCCCCTTTATTTTGACGGCCGGCGTTTACCGGCCAGTTATGCCAATTTTTATATTGGAAATGGCGTGGTTTTGGTGCCCACCTTTAATGATCCACGGGATAGAACAGCGTTAGGTATTTTATCCGAGCTGTTTCCGGGTAAAGGGGTGGTCGGGATCAATGCAACCGATTTGGTTTGGGGTTTGGGAACTATTCATTGTTTGACCCAACAGCAGCCGAGAATATAACCGGCCCGACTCGCTCAACACGGGAGCAAGTAAAAAATATTAAAATGGGGGGAGACTATGATGCGAGGTGCGTGGCGTGTGTAGGAATATCAGGGCCCTTTACCACTTCGAGCCGCCCGCGACGGACGACGAGATCCGGGCAGCGGCTCTGCAGTTCGTGAGGAAGATCAGCGGATTTGTTAAACCGTCGGCTGCGAACGAAAAGGCCTTCAATCAGGCGGTCGAAGAAATCGCCCGGACGTCCACCAGCCTGATCGGCAGGTTGGTGACTACCGCTTCCCCCAGGAAGCGTGAGGTCGAAGCCGCCAAGGCCCGGGGCCGTGCGGTTCGCCGGTTCGGCCCATAACGGTGCGGGGAAGTCCCTCACCGTGGGAACTAAGGGTTGAATAATTCGATGGTATAGGAAATTCCTTTTTGGACGCAGATCGACGCAGATTGCCAGGATTTAATTGAAAAAAAGTTTCAAGTTGCAAGATGCAGGTTTCAGATTTCCGCTTTGAGCTTCTTTCTTGAACCTGCGGGTATCGGCGAAAATCCGCGTCCTAATTAAACTGATTATCATCTTGAAGAGGCCGGGGCCAAATCGGCCTCAGGTCTGAGGTCATAAAGTTCTAAAGGACTCGCCCGGCTGATTGATGGACGGAGGGCCTTCGGATCTTGCGCAAGGGCCATTGGGTTGGGGGCACCCGTTTCACCCATCGGGTTAATCGACCGCCATAGGGACGGGTCAACGGGTTTGCCGTTTTCACGGACCCAGTCGGCAATGGGTTTTCCCGCTGCTTCAGCCCCCATCCGTCGACCGGCAATCGAAAAATCACCCAACATCACAAAACGCAATTGTTTGTCTTTAACCCTTTGCGCCAGCTTATCCGGCGTTAGGATAGGGTCCCTACCCATAAAGCCGCCCATGGCCATCACCGCTTCGCCGGTCCGGACTATAATCGGTGCGGCCAGCCGTGAACTCGAAGAGGCCAGCAAAAAACGTTCCCCCCGGTGATGGGATTTAAGAAAGGTCACCAGTTTCCTGAATCGGCCGATTCTTTCCGCCCTGTCTTGCGAACGGCTATCGGAAGGACTTTTCACTGCAACCAGACGGTTCAGATCGGCTGAAGGGAGCATGATCACGTCCCTGGCCAACACACTGCTCAGGGACCAGGCCGCGGGAGTCATCAGCAGGGCCAGGAGTCCCAAGCCGAGCAGGAGACCGGTTAGGCTGGGAGCCCCCGGTCTCAAAGGATTTCGGAGCAATGGAATCAACAGTCCACCTGTTGAAACCAATGTCCCTCCTAAGAGAATGAGGGAGAGCCAGGTGAGCCAGTCACCCGACTGATCCTCCCCAGCAGGGAAAAGGTTCGTCAGGATTTGACCAGAGGCGTCGAAATTCCAACCCAGGAAAGGCCATTGAATATAAACCTGCCAGGCCGCTGTAAGCAACAGAGTCACCGGAAGTAAAATAGAGCCCCATTCATTCTTAAGGTACCAATCCCACAAACCCACTACCCCGATACCGGCCAGAGCCGCTAAGGGAGGCCCCAAGGTGGCCAGGTAGTAAAAATGGAATATGCCCCCGGCAAGACTGTAAACGATTCCGTAGGTAAGTGCCCATCCGGCCCAGAGGATCAGAGACAATTGTCCGGGGGGAAGCGGAGATTGAAAACGAGTTTGGAAGGCCGCAACAAACCATCCGATAATGGCCAGGGGTAACAACCAGCCCATCTGACCGGCCAGGTGCCGATCGGTCAGCCTTAATGGTCCCACCGGAACGCGGACAAATATTTTTGACCATCTCTCGTTATCCCTGGAGGCTATCGAAGATCCGGAATCGATATTGTCCTGATCCCCGGCCGTTGCGGATGGGTTGCTCGTCGAATCCATTTTGGACGGTCGTGCCTGCCTGTCCGGGCGGATGAACCGCCCCATGGCATTATGGCCCATCGTAAGTTCAATCATCGAATTTCCCCTGGTGCTACCAACATAGGGGCGTTTATCCGGAGGGGTCAGGTCATAGAAAAGAGTCCAGGACAGGGAAACCAAGGCCAGGATGAAGCCGCTTATCGTCAGGTCCACGATCCGGCGTTTTAGTTTTATCGGGGCGCCTAAAAGATAGACCACGACAAAGATCGGCAATACCACGAAGGCGGCCATCATCTTGACATTGAATCCGATGCCGATCAGGGCCATGGATAGAAACAGAAAGGTCCGGCGGCCTTCTTCGGCCGCCCGTGTCATTCCCCAGGCAGCCAGAATGAGGACCAGAATGAGGCAGCTATCGGTATTGTTGGAGCGGTCTATGGCCACACAGACGGGTGTGAGGGCCAAGAAGAGCCCAGCCAGCAGTCCGGCCGCTGACCCGAAGTGGCGACGGACCAGATAATACACAAGCCCTATGGCAGCCACCCCTTCCAGAACCTGGGGCAGGAGCAGACTGAGTCCGTGGAACCCAAACAGCTTGGCGCTGACTACCTGAGCCCATAAAGCGAGGGGAGGCTTATCAATGGAAACAAACCCGGCCGAATCAAAAGACATATAGAGAAAATTGTGCCAGCTATCCATCATGCTGCGGACGCCGGCGGCATAATATTCAGTCCCATATCCGTTTTGGTCGAGTCGCCACAGCCGGAGAACCGCCCCGAGCAGGAGAATCAGCGCCAAGGCGATCCATTCCCAATATCGTCGCCAGAAAGAAGGTAAGTCCGGGTTTAACAGGATTCGTTCTTTATCCGTTAGAAAGCGCGTTATCATTGGTTCTCTTAAGGATTCCTGAACTGCTATTAAAAATATATTTATTCGATAGAAAAATATTACAATCGTATTTTTGAAAACTTTGACGCTGAAAAATATACCTTAGTTAAGGAAATAAATAAATATTTAATATTGGGATCTTAAAAGGAGAAGGGGTGTGAAGACCTCTTTGTTGAGGCGGGCTAAATTTGTTGCCTATTATTTTATTTGAAAGTAAAGGATGGAAAATGGGCTTTTAGAATTCCTTTAGCCAGCGTGGTTTTTCCTACCTGTCTTGGACCGCTGACAAAAACCATTTTGGACCGCAGATCCTCAATGATATAGGGAGTCCGATAACGCATGAGTCTATTTTAACCTATACTACAAAACAGCCAGTCTCTTTTCAGAACTCGGACAATGACTCCGGATGGGCGGCCCTTCCCCAATGGGTGGAATGATAAGAAAAAAAAATAGTATTGACAGGTCAATTCATTATGACTACTATAGTCTATAAATTTTGATGATGAGGGAAAGATGAAAACAACGGCGGTCTCCAAATTAAAGGCCCATTTAAGCGAATATTTGGACCAGGTAAAAGCAGGTTCCGAGATCTTGATCACTGAACATGGAAAACCAGTGGCCCGTCTCGTCCCCCTTTCCCGCCAAAAAAATCTAAGAGAATCACTGGCCAAAATAGAAAAGCAAGGCTTAATTAAACTGGGCTCGGGAAAACTTCCAAGGGATTTTTGGACCATGCCCAAGCCGGAGGATCCCAAAGGACTTATTCTTTCGGCACTCCTGAAAGAGCGGGAGGAAGGACGGTGAAATTCTGGGATTCTTCAGCCGTCATTCCTCTCTGCCTCAAAGAACCTTTATCTGAGACGATAACCCGCCTGATTAAAGCCGATGAAGATATGGTGGTTTGGTGGGCGACACGAGTTGAATGCCAGTCGGCCTTGGCCAGGAGACGGCGGGAGGGGGTGCTTTCTCCGGAAGAGGCCATCAAAGCCACGTCTGTTCTTAACGTTTTATCCGCTGAGTGGTCTGAGGTACAGCCGGGTGAACGTCTTCGACAACGGGCGGAGAGACTTATCAGGGTTCATCCCCTGAGAACGGCAGATGCCTTTCAACTATCCGCCGCCTTAATATGGGCGGAAGAATCCCCAAAGGACCAGGGAATCGTTTGCCTTGATCATAATTTGCGGTCCGCGGCCCACAAGGAAGGATTTACCCTTTTTCCTGAAAAATTCTAAAATCGTTCTGAAAGGTGAAAAGATGAAGAAGCGACTCCGCAAGAAAAAACATTATAGTGAATTCACTGAATGGGGAAGGCAACTCATCGTCACCCGAAATCGGGAGGAAGGATTCGATAAGTTTCTTGACGACTTTATTGTGGAGGCTATTGAGGCGGCTGGGTGCTATTGCGGAGGGGGCGGCAGTAATGACCGGCTCGACGTAGTGGTTGAACTTGGCCGCCGCTCGGGAGATCCCGAGGCAAGGCTTAAGAAAATCACGGCCTGGCTTGAGGCTCGTCCCGACGTTCAGAGCTGGAAGTTGAGTGAAGAGTTTGACGTTTGGCACGGAGATTTCAAAGATATTGGGGAATAGGAAAGTTTTCGAACTAAACCCTCATGCCTGTTTGCAGCGGGCATCACGAACCTTGTAAAACCGAATAT is part of the Deltaproteobacteria bacterium genome and harbors:
- a CDS encoding carbon-nitrogen hydrolase, whose product is MKNQKIALIQMAMSADSKANLMKALDKIQESSRLGASMVCLPELFPWRYFCQTEDISCFDLAESIPGPISLALCKAAKRAKVFVLAPIFERRTLGLYHNSTVIIDPRGEITGLYRKMHIPDDPGYYEKYYFAPGDLGFPVFDTGTIRMATLTCWDQWFPEAARILALKGTAVIFYPTAIGWHANEKEAIRLKQREAWRTIQKAHAIANGIFVASVNRTGIEKAADGGSEIQFWGSSFIADPFGNIIAEGSTSNEEIIIGEIDWEEIERVRRNWPFLRDRRVEVYSELNQLYAGDK
- a CDS encoding agmatine deiminase family protein: MKREKGDTLSITSKPQESGFRWPAEWEPHEATWIAWPHNKSDWPGKFAPIPWVYGEIIRKLIPFEKVRIIVESVEGENKVRKLLKRVGVDWSCVEFFHFPTDRIWIRDYGPIFLKTIGGPSEIAIMRFHFNAWAKYKDWQNDNAIPVRIGNTLGYKILPALFHEKEIVLEGGAIDHNGRGSLLTTEECLLDFDCQARNPDLDRKTLEKIFEAYLGISNVLWLGRGLSGDDTHGHVDDFCRFVNHYTVVLCQEDNPKDDNYLPLKENRERLQGLRLQDGAKIEIIPLPMPEPLYFDGRRLPASYANFYIGNGVVLVPTFNDPRDRTALGILSELFPGKGVVGINATDLVWGLGTIHCLTQQQPRI
- a CDS encoding DUF2277 domain-containing protein, which gives rise to MCRNIRALYHFEPPATDDEIRAAALQFVRKISGFVKPSAANEKAFNQAVEEIARTSTSLIGRLVTTASPRKREVEAAKARGRAVRRFGP
- a CDS encoding glycosyltransferase family 39 protein translates to MITRFLTDKERILLNPDLPSFWRRYWEWIALALILLLGAVLRLWRLDQNGYGTEYYAAGVRSMMDSWHNFLYMSFDSAGFVSIDKPPLALWAQVVSAKLFGFHGLSLLLPQVLEGVAAIGLVYYLVRRHFGSAAGLLAGLFLALTPVCVAIDRSNNTDSCLILVLILAAWGMTRAAEEGRRTFLFLSMALIGIGFNVKMMAAFVVLPIFVVVYLLGAPIKLKRRIVDLTISGFILALVSLSWTLFYDLTPPDKRPYVGSTRGNSMIELTMGHNAMGRFIRPDRQARPSKMDSTSNPSATAGDQDNIDSGSSIASRDNERWSKIFVRVPVGPLRLTDRHLAGQMGWLLPLAIIGWFVAAFQTRFQSPLPPGQLSLILWAGWALTYGIVYSLAGGIFHFYYLATLGPPLAALAGIGVVGLWDWYLKNEWGSILLPVTLLLTAAWQVYIQWPFLGWNFDASGQILTNLFPAGEDQSGDWLTWLSLILLGGTLVSTGGLLIPLLRNPLRPGAPSLTGLLLGLGLLALLMTPAAWSLSSVLARDVIMLPSADLNRLVAVKSPSDSRSQDRAERIGRFRKLVTFLKSHHRGERFLLASSSSRLAAPIIVRTGEAVMAMGGFMGRDPILTPDKLAQRVKDKQLRFVMLGDFSIAGRRMGAEAAGKPIADWVRENGKPVDPSLWRSINPMGETGAPNPMALAQDPKALRPSISRASPLELYDLRPEADLAPASSR
- a CDS encoding type II toxin-antitoxin system Phd/YefM family antitoxin; the encoded protein is MKTTAVSKLKAHLSEYLDQVKAGSEILITEHGKPVARLVPLSRQKNLRESLAKIEKQGLIKLGSGKLPRDFWTMPKPEDPKGLILSALLKEREEGR
- a CDS encoding type II toxin-antitoxin system VapC family toxin, whose amino-acid sequence is MKFWDSSAVIPLCLKEPLSETITRLIKADEDMVVWWATRVECQSALARRRREGVLSPEEAIKATSVLNVLSAEWSEVQPGERLRQRAERLIRVHPLRTADAFQLSAALIWAEESPKDQGIVCLDHNLRSAAHKEGFTLFPEKF
- a CDS encoding DUF469 family protein, with product MKKRLRKKKHYSEFTEWGRQLIVTRNREEGFDKFLDDFIVEAIEAAGCYCGGGGSNDRLDVVVELGRRSGDPEARLKKITAWLEARPDVQSWKLSEEFDVWHGDFKDIGE